One genomic window of Camelina sativa cultivar DH55 chromosome 5, Cs, whole genome shotgun sequence includes the following:
- the LOC104787495 gene encoding ALBINO3-like protein 2, chloroplastic isoform X2 codes for MSVWRSCLRASSCSSSSRHRISTLFFSNSLKPLISSHPPPLFSPSPPCLAPLHRFISSGPEFPIGSQEIIIPNDDSSLPVHAVVNFLDGFHQFTGLPWWMIIASSTVAVRLALLPLLILQLKKLKTISELLPQLPIMPIPATPTLRASIDHFSHFLKESRAIGCPSFLWFFPYLSVQLPCFFLLMASIRKMSLDGHPGFDSGGALWFQNLCDLPGGSFGPVFPILIAGFHYINIQISFDSPTIRQTTGLTGLLMRYYKLYLEILSVPLFFVGYAIPQGSLVYWVTNSSVNIFQQLSLKHPTVGAKLGLLGQGASPSVGHSMEISESVVKYVDSDSQEQTLSLQTLTPEELLSLSVQVLSKGDKETSIQLLRLALEKDPGYVRGLVLMGQALLQKTQLAEATQYLELAISKLLDGAPSDAEDVELLMLASQWAGAAYVQQTGEFGRKLTFGVSGREK; via the exons ATGTCAGTGTGGAGGAGTTGTTTACGCGCTTCCTcctgctcctcctcctctcgtCACCGTATctctactctcttcttctccaactctcTTAAACCCTTGATCTCCTcccatcctcctcctctgttctcGCCCTCGCCGCCGTGTTTGGCCCCTCTCCACCGGTTCATCTCTTCTGGGCCAGAATTTCCAATTGGGTCTCAAGAAATCATCATCCCTAACGATGATTCTTCTTTACCCGTTCACGCCGTCGTTAATTTTCTCGACGGGTTTCATCAATTCACAGGATTGCCTTGGTGGATGATTATTGCATCGTCCACTGTTGCTGTTAGATTAGCTTTGTTGCCTTTACTTATACTTCAACTTAAGAAACTGAAGACCATCTCTGAGTTGTTACCTCAGT TGCCTATTATGCCGATCCCGGCGACTCCAACATTAAGAGCATCTATtgatcatttttctcatttccttAAAGAAAGCCGAGCTATTGGGTGCCCCTCCTTTTTGTGGTTCTTCCCATACTTATCTGTCCAG CTCCCATGCTTTTTCTTGTTGATGGCTAGCATCCGGAAGATGTCACTAGATGGTCATCCTGGGTTTGATTCT GGTGGTGCCTTGTGGTTCCAGAATTTATGTGATCTTCCTGGCGGCTCTTTCGGACCAGTGTTTCCAATTTTAATCGCTGGCTTCCATTACATTAACATACAG ATTTCTTTTGATTCTCCCACAATTCGTCAAACTACCGGCTTGACTGGGTTGCTTATGAGA tatTACAAGTTATATCTGGAGATCTTGAGTgttcctttgttttttgttggctATGCTATTCCACAG GGAAGTCTTGTCTATTGGGTAACCAACAGCTCAGTAAATATATTTCAG CAATTATCTCTCAAGCACCCTACAGTAGGAGCAAAACTTGGTTTACTGGGTCAGGGAGCCTCTCCAAGCGTTGGGCACTCTATGGAGATCAGCGAGTCTGTGGTCAAGTATGTGGACTCCGACTCACAAGAGCAGACCCTTTCTCTACAGACGTTAACACCAGAAGAACTTCTTTCT CTATCAGTTCAGGTCTTGTCAAAAGGTGATAAAGAAACATCCATTCAATTGCTGCG ATTAGCTCTTGAAAAGGATCCTGGATATGTAAGAGGTTTGGTTCTCATGGGGCAGGCTTTATTGCAGAAGACGCAGTTGGCAGAAGCTACTCAATATTTGGAGCTGGCTATTTCCAAG cTGCTTGATGGGGCTCCATCTGACGCTGAGGATGTTGAACTTTTAATGCTTGCATCTCAGTGGGCTGGTGCTGCATATGTACAACAG ACTGGTGAATTTGGTCGGAAGTTGACATTTGGTGTTTCTGGTAGGGAAAAATGA
- the LOC104787496 gene encoding uncharacterized protein LOC104787496, whose amino-acid sequence MKACNFMWPSTSPRFTITITTPYPQPHLRLRTYTSRAAPFLHVKAFQRGDLDRFADDVKSGKAWRDAWRTANDGFEQFVFEAKKTAERIDRQYAVSRRFSSAASSAGDRAREIDREFGISPRVRSFSADLSRNFPKYRKQFSAFLNTPLGGSFATIFFLWFALSGWLFRVIIIATWVLPIAGPLLIGAVANNFVIKGECPACKRQFIGYKSQIIRCEGCGNIVWQPQDDFFSKDGNNNNNSKGNSKKPPKSQIIDVDFEEK is encoded by the exons ATGAAGGCTTGCAACTTCATGTGGCCTTCCACATCACCTAGattcaccatcaccatcaccacaccTTATCCACAACCACACTTACGGCTCCGCACCTACACCTCACGCGCCGCCCCTTTCTTACATGTAAAAGCCTTCCAGCGCGGTGACTTGGACCGTTTCGCTGACGACGTTAAGTCCGGTAAAGCTTGGAGAGACGCGTGGCGGACCGCGAACGATGGATTCGAGCAATTCGTTTTCGAGGCTAAGAAGACCGCCGAGCGAATCGATCGCCAGTACGCTGTTTCTCGCCGGTTTAGCTCCGCTGCTAGTTCTGCCGGTGACCGTGCTCGTGAGATTGATCGTGAATTTGGGATTAGTCCTCGTGTTAGGAGCTTCTCTGCCGATTTGAGCAGAAATTTCCCTaag TACAGGAAACAATTCAGTGCCTTCTTGAATACACCGCTCGGTGGAAGTTTTGCG actattttctttctttggtttgcCCTCTCTGGATGGCTGTTCCGAGTAATAATAATTGCGACTTGGGTTCTTCCAATTGCTGGCCCTCTTCTCATTGGTGCAGTGGCCAATAACTTTGTCATCAAG GGAGAATGCCCAGCATGTAAGAGGCAGTTCATAGGATACAAGAGCCAGATTATCAGATGCGAGGGGTGTGGGAACATAGTGTGGCAGCCACAAGACGACTTCTTCTCAAAAGATggcaacaacaataataacagCAAGGGAAACTCTAAAAAGCCACCTAAATCCCAAATCATTGATGTCGATTTTGAGGAGAAATGA
- the LOC104787495 gene encoding ALBINO3-like protein 2, chloroplastic isoform X4 → MASIRKMSLDGHPGFDSGGALWFQNLCDLPGGSFGPVFPILIAGFHYINIQISFDSPTIRQTTGLTGLLMRYYKLYLEILSVPLFFVGYAIPQGSLVYWVTNSSVNIFQQLSLKHPTVGAKLGLLGQGASPSVGHSMEISESVVKYVDSDSQEQTLSLQTLTPEELLSLSVQVLSKGDKETSIQLLRLALEKDPGYVRGLVLMGQALLQKTQLAEATQYLELAISKLLDGAPSDAEDVELLMLASQWAGAAYVQQGKMKSGITHLERVANLKEPGDPKSKEHYFEALLLLSSALYKEGQSDEAAKILRVVVDHNPAYKPLLEQCEDENELVSDLVSRRKDHY, encoded by the exons ATGGCTAGCATCCGGAAGATGTCACTAGATGGTCATCCTGGGTTTGATTCT GGTGGTGCCTTGTGGTTCCAGAATTTATGTGATCTTCCTGGCGGCTCTTTCGGACCAGTGTTTCCAATTTTAATCGCTGGCTTCCATTACATTAACATACAG ATTTCTTTTGATTCTCCCACAATTCGTCAAACTACCGGCTTGACTGGGTTGCTTATGAGA tatTACAAGTTATATCTGGAGATCTTGAGTgttcctttgttttttgttggctATGCTATTCCACAG GGAAGTCTTGTCTATTGGGTAACCAACAGCTCAGTAAATATATTTCAG CAATTATCTCTCAAGCACCCTACAGTAGGAGCAAAACTTGGTTTACTGGGTCAGGGAGCCTCTCCAAGCGTTGGGCACTCTATGGAGATCAGCGAGTCTGTGGTCAAGTATGTGGACTCCGACTCACAAGAGCAGACCCTTTCTCTACAGACGTTAACACCAGAAGAACTTCTTTCT CTATCAGTTCAGGTCTTGTCAAAAGGTGATAAAGAAACATCCATTCAATTGCTGCG ATTAGCTCTTGAAAAGGATCCTGGATATGTAAGAGGTTTGGTTCTCATGGGGCAGGCTTTATTGCAGAAGACGCAGTTGGCAGAAGCTACTCAATATTTGGAGCTGGCTATTTCCAAG cTGCTTGATGGGGCTCCATCTGACGCTGAGGATGTTGAACTTTTAATGCTTGCATCTCAGTGGGCTGGTGCTGCATATGTACAACAG GGAAAAATGAAAAGCGGAATCACACACTTGGAAAGAGTAGCAAACCTGAAAGAACCTGGTGATCCTAAAAGCAAAGAGCATTACTTTGAGGCATTGCTGCTTCTTTCAAG CGCTTTGTACAAAGAAGGGCAGAGTGATGAAGCTGCAAAAATTCTACGAGTAGTAGTGGATCACAATCCAGCGTACAAGCCTCTGCTGGAACAGTGTGAAGATGAGAACGAGCTGGTTAGCGATCTTGTCAGTCGCAGGAAGGACCATTACTGA
- the LOC104787495 gene encoding ALBINO3-like protein 2, chloroplastic isoform X1, protein MSVWRSCLRASSCSSSSRHRISTLFFSNSLKPLISSHPPPLFSPSPPCLAPLHRFISSGPEFPIGSQEIIIPNDDSSLPVHAVVNFLDGFHQFTGLPWWMIIASSTVAVRLALLPLLILQLKKLKTISELLPQLPIMPIPATPTLRASIDHFSHFLKESRAIGCPSFLWFFPYLSVQLPCFFLLMASIRKMSLDGHPGFDSGGALWFQNLCDLPGGSFGPVFPILIAGFHYINIQISFDSPTIRQTTGLTGLLMRYYKLYLEILSVPLFFVGYAIPQGSLVYWVTNSSVNIFQQLSLKHPTVGAKLGLLGQGASPSVGHSMEISESVVKYVDSDSQEQTLSLQTLTPEELLSLSVQVLSKGDKETSIQLLRLALEKDPGYVRGLVLMGQALLQKTQLAEATQYLELAISKLLDGAPSDAEDVELLMLASQWAGAAYVQQGKMKSGITHLERVANLKEPGDPKSKEHYFEALLLLSSALYKEGQSDEAAKILRVVVDHNPAYKPLLEQCEDENELVSDLVSRRKDHY, encoded by the exons ATGTCAGTGTGGAGGAGTTGTTTACGCGCTTCCTcctgctcctcctcctctcgtCACCGTATctctactctcttcttctccaactctcTTAAACCCTTGATCTCCTcccatcctcctcctctgttctcGCCCTCGCCGCCGTGTTTGGCCCCTCTCCACCGGTTCATCTCTTCTGGGCCAGAATTTCCAATTGGGTCTCAAGAAATCATCATCCCTAACGATGATTCTTCTTTACCCGTTCACGCCGTCGTTAATTTTCTCGACGGGTTTCATCAATTCACAGGATTGCCTTGGTGGATGATTATTGCATCGTCCACTGTTGCTGTTAGATTAGCTTTGTTGCCTTTACTTATACTTCAACTTAAGAAACTGAAGACCATCTCTGAGTTGTTACCTCAGT TGCCTATTATGCCGATCCCGGCGACTCCAACATTAAGAGCATCTATtgatcatttttctcatttccttAAAGAAAGCCGAGCTATTGGGTGCCCCTCCTTTTTGTGGTTCTTCCCATACTTATCTGTCCAG CTCCCATGCTTTTTCTTGTTGATGGCTAGCATCCGGAAGATGTCACTAGATGGTCATCCTGGGTTTGATTCT GGTGGTGCCTTGTGGTTCCAGAATTTATGTGATCTTCCTGGCGGCTCTTTCGGACCAGTGTTTCCAATTTTAATCGCTGGCTTCCATTACATTAACATACAG ATTTCTTTTGATTCTCCCACAATTCGTCAAACTACCGGCTTGACTGGGTTGCTTATGAGA tatTACAAGTTATATCTGGAGATCTTGAGTgttcctttgttttttgttggctATGCTATTCCACAG GGAAGTCTTGTCTATTGGGTAACCAACAGCTCAGTAAATATATTTCAG CAATTATCTCTCAAGCACCCTACAGTAGGAGCAAAACTTGGTTTACTGGGTCAGGGAGCCTCTCCAAGCGTTGGGCACTCTATGGAGATCAGCGAGTCTGTGGTCAAGTATGTGGACTCCGACTCACAAGAGCAGACCCTTTCTCTACAGACGTTAACACCAGAAGAACTTCTTTCT CTATCAGTTCAGGTCTTGTCAAAAGGTGATAAAGAAACATCCATTCAATTGCTGCG ATTAGCTCTTGAAAAGGATCCTGGATATGTAAGAGGTTTGGTTCTCATGGGGCAGGCTTTATTGCAGAAGACGCAGTTGGCAGAAGCTACTCAATATTTGGAGCTGGCTATTTCCAAG cTGCTTGATGGGGCTCCATCTGACGCTGAGGATGTTGAACTTTTAATGCTTGCATCTCAGTGGGCTGGTGCTGCATATGTACAACAG GGAAAAATGAAAAGCGGAATCACACACTTGGAAAGAGTAGCAAACCTGAAAGAACCTGGTGATCCTAAAAGCAAAGAGCATTACTTTGAGGCATTGCTGCTTCTTTCAAG CGCTTTGTACAAAGAAGGGCAGAGTGATGAAGCTGCAAAAATTCTACGAGTAGTAGTGGATCACAATCCAGCGTACAAGCCTCTGCTGGAACAGTGTGAAGATGAGAACGAGCTGGTTAGCGATCTTGTCAGTCGCAGGAAGGACCATTACTGA
- the LOC104787495 gene encoding ALBINO3-like protein 2, chloroplastic isoform X3, with protein sequence MLPCFFLLMASIRKMSLDGHPGFDSGGALWFQNLCDLPGGSFGPVFPILIAGFHYINIQISFDSPTIRQTTGLTGLLMRYYKLYLEILSVPLFFVGYAIPQGSLVYWVTNSSVNIFQQLSLKHPTVGAKLGLLGQGASPSVGHSMEISESVVKYVDSDSQEQTLSLQTLTPEELLSLSVQVLSKGDKETSIQLLRLALEKDPGYVRGLVLMGQALLQKTQLAEATQYLELAISKLLDGAPSDAEDVELLMLASQWAGAAYVQQGKMKSGITHLERVANLKEPGDPKSKEHYFEALLLLSSALYKEGQSDEAAKILRVVVDHNPAYKPLLEQCEDENELVSDLVSRRKDHY encoded by the exons ATG CTCCCATGCTTTTTCTTGTTGATGGCTAGCATCCGGAAGATGTCACTAGATGGTCATCCTGGGTTTGATTCT GGTGGTGCCTTGTGGTTCCAGAATTTATGTGATCTTCCTGGCGGCTCTTTCGGACCAGTGTTTCCAATTTTAATCGCTGGCTTCCATTACATTAACATACAG ATTTCTTTTGATTCTCCCACAATTCGTCAAACTACCGGCTTGACTGGGTTGCTTATGAGA tatTACAAGTTATATCTGGAGATCTTGAGTgttcctttgttttttgttggctATGCTATTCCACAG GGAAGTCTTGTCTATTGGGTAACCAACAGCTCAGTAAATATATTTCAG CAATTATCTCTCAAGCACCCTACAGTAGGAGCAAAACTTGGTTTACTGGGTCAGGGAGCCTCTCCAAGCGTTGGGCACTCTATGGAGATCAGCGAGTCTGTGGTCAAGTATGTGGACTCCGACTCACAAGAGCAGACCCTTTCTCTACAGACGTTAACACCAGAAGAACTTCTTTCT CTATCAGTTCAGGTCTTGTCAAAAGGTGATAAAGAAACATCCATTCAATTGCTGCG ATTAGCTCTTGAAAAGGATCCTGGATATGTAAGAGGTTTGGTTCTCATGGGGCAGGCTTTATTGCAGAAGACGCAGTTGGCAGAAGCTACTCAATATTTGGAGCTGGCTATTTCCAAG cTGCTTGATGGGGCTCCATCTGACGCTGAGGATGTTGAACTTTTAATGCTTGCATCTCAGTGGGCTGGTGCTGCATATGTACAACAG GGAAAAATGAAAAGCGGAATCACACACTTGGAAAGAGTAGCAAACCTGAAAGAACCTGGTGATCCTAAAAGCAAAGAGCATTACTTTGAGGCATTGCTGCTTCTTTCAAG CGCTTTGTACAAAGAAGGGCAGAGTGATGAAGCTGCAAAAATTCTACGAGTAGTAGTGGATCACAATCCAGCGTACAAGCCTCTGCTGGAACAGTGTGAAGATGAGAACGAGCTGGTTAGCGATCTTGTCAGTCGCAGGAAGGACCATTACTGA
- the LOC104787494 gene encoding uncharacterized protein LOC104787494 isoform X1: protein MIYGRIKDRTMSRTMEEYHQSNESEDNKGSWIWSKAVSVGKKVLTAGVVVSSAPLLVPSLFVASTIAFLSSVPFCLFLANYACTQKVMSSLLPDTEETDEVDKDDESGFDEYSKIGHREGRPAGAGEAALFMATDESIPIGVEEDEEMEKESTSLLEKIRDEGRTDKETSEKDLQEDKKSGNAKSEEVQDQPEKSETGREGVLGATKTETSTGKDEEETSSNEVYSEDQIWEKMEALRKVVGYSVTRSASYAEELQALYVFTGVVEPRRSSLNQLDTHDIAHVSLRLRFLMSAIGII from the exons ATGATTTATGGCAGAATTAAAGACAGAACCATGAGTCGAACAATGGAGGAGTATCATCAGTCTAATGAGAGTGAAGACAACAAAGGAAGTTGGATTTGGAGTAAGGCGGTAAGCGTTGGGAAGAAGGTTCTGACAGCTGGTGTTGTAGTGTCTTCAGCTCCACTTCTTGTTCCTTCACTTTTTGTCGCCTCTACCATCGCCTTCCTCTCCTCTGTTCCTTTTTGTCTCTTCTTGGCTAACTATGCTTGTACTCAAAAGGTCATGAGTAGTCTTCTTCCTGATACTGAAGAAACTGATGAAGTTGACAAGGATGATGAATCTGGATTTGATGAGTACAGCAAGATTGGTCACCGTGAAGGCCGCCCTGCCGGAGCTGGGGAGGCTGCACTTTTCATGGCTACAGATGAATCGATTCCCATTGGTGTTGAGGAAGATGAGGAGATGGAGAAAGAGTCAACGAGCTTGCTAGAGAAAATTAGGGATGAGGGTAGAACTGATAAAGAAACCTCTGAGAAAGATTTACAAGAAGATAAAAAGTCCGGAAATGCCAAGTCTGAGGAGGTTCAAGACCAGCCTGAAAAATCTGAGACTGGACGTGaag GGGTACTTGGGGCCACAAAAACTGAAACTTCTACGGGCAAGGATGAGGAGGAAACATCTTCCAATGAG GTGTATAGTGAAGATCAAATATGGGAGAAGATGGAGGCGTTGAGGAAGGTGGTCGGATACAGTGTTACAAGGAGTGCCTCATATGCAGAGGAGCTTCAAGCTCTCTATGTCTTCACTGGCGTGGTGGAGCCTCGTCGCTCAAgtttaaaccagttggacactCATGATATTGCACATGTTAGTCTTAGACTTCGCTTCCTCATGTCTGCTATCGGAATAATCTAG
- the LOC104787494 gene encoding nucleolin isoform X2 has protein sequence MIYGRIKDRTMSRTMEEYHQSNESEDNKGSWIWSKAVSVGKKVLTAGVVVSSAPLLVPSLFVASTIAFLSSVPFCLFLANYACTQKVMSSLLPDTEETDEVDKDDESGFDEYSKIGHREGRPAGAGEAALFMATDESIPIGVEEDEEMEKESTSLLEKIRDEGRTDKETSEKDLQEDKKSGNAKSEEVQDQPEKSETGREGVLGATKTETSTGKDEEETSSNEPIDQASGAHGTGEEKRKNTTKKKKKTGRAGV, from the exons ATGATTTATGGCAGAATTAAAGACAGAACCATGAGTCGAACAATGGAGGAGTATCATCAGTCTAATGAGAGTGAAGACAACAAAGGAAGTTGGATTTGGAGTAAGGCGGTAAGCGTTGGGAAGAAGGTTCTGACAGCTGGTGTTGTAGTGTCTTCAGCTCCACTTCTTGTTCCTTCACTTTTTGTCGCCTCTACCATCGCCTTCCTCTCCTCTGTTCCTTTTTGTCTCTTCTTGGCTAACTATGCTTGTACTCAAAAGGTCATGAGTAGTCTTCTTCCTGATACTGAAGAAACTGATGAAGTTGACAAGGATGATGAATCTGGATTTGATGAGTACAGCAAGATTGGTCACCGTGAAGGCCGCCCTGCCGGAGCTGGGGAGGCTGCACTTTTCATGGCTACAGATGAATCGATTCCCATTGGTGTTGAGGAAGATGAGGAGATGGAGAAAGAGTCAACGAGCTTGCTAGAGAAAATTAGGGATGAGGGTAGAACTGATAAAGAAACCTCTGAGAAAGATTTACAAGAAGATAAAAAGTCCGGAAATGCCAAGTCTGAGGAGGTTCAAGACCAGCCTGAAAAATCTGAGACTGGACGTGaag GGGTACTTGGGGCCACAAAAACTGAAACTTCTACGGGCAAGGATGAGGAGGAAACATCTTCCAATGAG CCGATAGACCAAGCTAGTGGGGCACATGGAACAGGGGAAGAGAAacgaaaaaacacaactaagaaaaagaagaaaaccgGGCGAGCAG GTGTATAG